From the Limanda limanda chromosome 7, fLimLim1.1, whole genome shotgun sequence genome, the window CATAAACTGTTGCACTGGTGTGTGGCCAAAAACACTTCTCCGATCCGGTCCAGCTTCAAAACATCTGGTGCCATTCCCGGAAACATCCACTCTGTTACACTTTATTTTGTGACGTATTCGAATTTGGGACTTTACTGGTAACTTTAGCAGtcattgttttttccttttgctttgGATTAATTGCTAACTGCTGTTGACATATTAGGGTCACTCCATAGATAGGATACACACAAGGCTGGATTCCTATCTAAGGTAATCTAGGGCAAAATCATAATATTTaatgatatttaatattatataaatagtAAAGGTCTTAAATGAGACTAGATTCTCACATTAAGTACTTAAACAAAACCAGGTCACGAGAAAATGAATAAGCACATTTAGGCCTGGGACTTTGAGCCCCCTGGAGGTCAGTCGCCTTCACTGCCTGGTTGGTTATCCAGCCTTTGAcacatttacttttcttttgaaataatcACATTGTAAAATCTACTCCTTCGGTAAATGTACTTATTAGCTTTACTCAAACTTTTGCTGATAATATTTGAGCACTTGCACAGTGGCAGTTATGAGGTAAAGGTAAAGGTTCATGTGATAATAACAGAGGTGGAGGAAAGTCATAAAGTCAACAGTGACTCAGTGATATTACAGGAGCAACGTTAAATGGCAATATGTAGTTAACTAAACCATATGAAACCAAATGGATGGGTTCACAAATGGGCCTAAATGGCACAGACCCAGAGGCTTGAGAGGTCAGGCCTGCACTGAAATAGTCGCTATATGAAAATAACTGTTTATATTTCTCGTCTGTAAGTCATGGAGTTAAAAGAACAAactaaaagaacacaaagagtCTTTCTTAATATAAAccccaaacaaacaaagatataCTAAGTTGCAACATGACCACAAAGATGTAAGATAAccataaagacacacaaaggggtaaaaaaacaaccacaaaaccGATAACTAGTTACAGCCTGGCCCTAAAGAGGCAGAAAATAACCACAATGAGACACAACATAACCATCATTACATGCAAAATGACTCAAGAGACACAAAATGGCTGCAAACATACAAGAAACAACGATAAAGCCACTCCCAACAGCCACAAACCCACCACAACCAAGatgttttaaattatataatgtTGACATTGACAAAGAAACTCACAATGtctacagataaatacaaagaTTCAGAAACATATAACCAATTACTTTTTTATAACTTTATACCCGATCTATTAggtatgttttgtttatgaactgaactttgtaAAATATCCGGTTTTAATAAGGTTACACACTGTGAATAGGCTCTTAACTCTTCATTAGAATCAGATCCGGTGTTTTATTGACAAGCAGGTTTTCACATAGAAGGAATTttctgttgtgtatttgtggaagtataaatataaaacacatgctAAGCACTgaacagaatcagaatcagaatgtagctttacacctacctggaatttgctctggttgttggtgcTTACAATGACCATACaaaaattaaaactaaataaatacaacacacataagaaaaaaataaacaatatataaaataaaaagataaaaaagataaaagatatgaaaagtaaaataaaaagtgaattgcaaaatgcaaaacaggagaaagCAATGTCaatttgcaatatgcaatgtaatgcaatataatataataaaatatgtgttaatgtaacagctcacttgtttgtgtgttgacatgttttgGGGGCGTGTCGCTGCTGCAGGGTCACAATCACGCCGGAAACAGAAGCCTCTCaaacatagatatatataaaggcttTAGATACGTATAaagcctttatatatatctatgtatatGTATATCTGCAGGTATTTGAGAGCATCAAACACCTGCTCAGGTGTGTTTAACTGTAGTTTCAAGCCACGTGCTCCACCTAGCGGCAGAGAGCTGAACGCACACAGGCCGGGTGGGGCCGAGGAAATACGggtttctttttctccctctcttcccccaTTGGCCACTCGACTGTGTATGTAACACTGTTCCGTGCGGTGATTGGCTGTAGAGCTCATCGGCTCGCTCCTGATTGGCCCAAACCTCAGCGGTGACCGTGGGCTGAGAGAGTCGATGCTTCCGCTGGTTCCTGGCTGCGAGGGAGACACTGAAGGGGCCGGACCCGCCGGGGAAGAAATGGCGAGGACGGAGAACCAGAGCGAGTGTGGCGGGGAACCACGGAGCCCGGAGCCGCAGGGACCGGGCCGAGGGCCGGCCCGAGCGGGCCCGCAGCACGCCGGGGCCCGGGAGCTGGCCACCCTCTACTCGCCAGGTGAGTGCATCCGCCCGTGGACTCGATCCCCcggttcaagtgtgtgtgtgtctgtgtgcgtgtgtgggacGTGACGactggttgtgtgtgtagttaCCGACACTCACCCACTGACCGACCCGTCACCGACACACCGGGTTCTCGGTCCCCGGGTCCGTGTAGAGACACCGAGCCACCGGACaccgttgtgtgtctgttactgtcactgtgttgctgctgttgctacaCAAGGGGAACTGGTTGTATTCGTGTTTGAGTGTCgttgtgtgtttgacatttgGAGCTCGGAGCAGATTCTCCGGAGGATCCACCCCCCAGCGACCGGTTCAGCAGCCGCCCAGAGTGTCGTCCCGGCGGCGTGACTCAGTGTCACAGCCCGCTGGAAGTCCCCGAGCTGCCATACCAACCAACTGAGTAACTAACTGAGTAACCAACCAACTGAGTAACAAACTGagtaaccaactaactaactaactgatTAACTGAGTAacaaactaaccaactaacAAAATAAGTAACAAACTAACTTACTGAGTAACTAACACCAAACCCACTAACCAACTTACTGAGTGTCAGCCCACAGTCTTAAACTCACTGAGCATCCATCACAACCAACTGAGTTACTATCAGAGTAGCCAAGTAACTATCAGAGTAGCCAAGTAACTATCAGAGTAGCCAAGTAACTGAGTCACCAAGTAGCTATCAGAGTAACCAAGTAACTGAGTTcctaacaaacaaactaacagacTGACcaatatcatcagtactattaccatcatcttgccactgcaccgtatctacctattttatttaatttaattttatgttgtgcttctgttttttattctttctacctcaatattttttattttattctattgtattttattgtattcaaatataccggctgctatgacaacttaatttcccttcggggatgaataaagtactctatctatctatctatctatctatctatctatctatctatctatctatctatctatctatctatctatctatctgatacaactaactaactaactagctAACCGAGTCACGACACTGTTTGCCAACTAGTTAACTATCTACATTAAAcagataaaatcaaataaataacatagaATAACTCACCTGTCTCTATGTTGACTTGCTTTGGCAGCTGAGTCAGTCGTCCCTCCTTGAACTTGATCACATTGAAGTGAGTGGCCTCAGCGCCTGTTGTACGAACACTGGACACCTTGTGAGCAGCTGAGGTCTTCActggcatgggggggggggggggtttggggaATAGCTGGGACTTTCAGAGCCACTGCAGGAAGTTCACACATCAGCAttaaaccacagaagaagagaaagaagagtaAGCAGCTTGCAGTCTTCATCTCCAACGATaaagtgtttgcacaatgaGGACGCTCATTTGGCTCATTACATGTCGGCTACTGCTCCTCAACTTGTTTATGctgctaataataatataatggtAATATTGTGGGCGACTAGATTTACTAAATGAACCAGTTTGTCATTTATAGGTAGATTCAGCCACATAAGAGAGGACGACAGGATATTCATGACCTACATCGTCTCTAGTGCCCTCCCTAAACTGGAACGTGAAACCAAAGCTAGACTGATCAAATATATATGATGCAACAAAGACGTGTTAGCTTCCTTATgcttctttttgtgtcttttatatttGTTAACTTTTCTCTGTGGTcccttttgtgtcttttataaatataaatgcagCTGGCTGCCCGGTCAGTAATCTGTCTATGCTCACGAGGATCTGAATGTGAGAGCTCTAACTGTGGTGAATTAGACTCTTGCTGGCTAGTGGTGGGGTTTTCTTGGTGGGAGCATGTGTAGCGTCTTTCCGTGGGGCGTGTACGTGTCTTTCAGGTCCAGCTGCTCATCAGCATCATGTCACGTACTCAGTGCAGAGGAATGTTTGCCTACTGAGTGTCACTGTTGCAAAGAAGCATCTGATTATCAACCCTGCTGACTGGATCGCTAACCTTTGGACATTAGATTGATTTGATATGAGGGTCACATCCAGTTCAGTTGCTGTGACCTGGAGATATTACAAAATCAATAATCGTATcaggaaacaagcagcaggCTCTTGTGCTGAAGTTGTACtaatgtgttttgcttttgtttttttctttcaggcaAAAGATGTCAAGAATGGATCAGTGTcgtcctctgcttctctctcatgGCCTTCAGTTTCATTCACCTCCTTGCCAACTTCCATCTGGGGCATCTGTGGTACATTGTGTTGGCCATTGGTAAGAACTGACTGAAGAATGTTTGTATGAATGTAAGGGTCTGTTGTTGTCTTGTCAGCGTTTGATTAGTTCTTTGGTTTTTTCCAGATTTGCATTCAAAACAAGGGTTGTTTgttctccttttttatttacgAGGCTTTCTCTTATCTTCTCGTCCTCAAACAAATTTTCAGTGGCAGGAATCCTCACCGCCGACTTTGCATCAGGTCTTGTTCACTGGGGGGCCGACACATGGGGATCAGTAGATCTACCCATCTTTGGAAAGGTATGCAATCATTTTCCAAATCTAGAATTAGTTGTTTATACAGAACATAAATCTTTCCTGCATTTACaaagtgtatttctgtgtctgATCTGACCTGCAGGCCTTTATACGACCCTTTAGAGAGCACCACATTGACCCCACAGCCATCACCCGTCACGACTTCATCGAGACCAATGGGGACAACTGCATGTTGACCATTGTCCCTCTTGCAAACATGGCCTTCAActtcctcaccctctccccTGGTGTGTTTTTATATCAACAAACCCAGCCTGATTCTCCTGCTTCTTAAAAATGCTGTAATCTGCTTTTTGAATGAAACTGACAGACGGCAAATGAGTTTCTCTCTCAACTCTGTGTCCGTCTTCTCTTCATTGCAGCGGACGTTTACCGTAACTACCCCTGGTACTGCTACTTATTTGCACTAGCCATCTTCGTGACCCTCACCAACCAGATCCACAAGTGGTCGCACACGTACTTCGGACTTCCTGGTTGGGTCGTGTTGCTGCAGGACCTCCACATCATCCTCCCACGCAAGCACCACCGCATCCATCACGTGTCTCCTCACGAGACGTACTTCTGCATCACCACAGGTTCGTCTCTTTACCTCCTGATGACGGAGTTAGCCATGAGGTTTTGGAAGCCCTGAGGCAGATTAGGTCACTGagctctgtctctgcaggttggCTGAACTACCCACTGGAGAAGCTGTGTTTCTGGAAGAACCTGGAGGATCTCATCCAGGGCGTGACGGGCGAGAAGCCCCGGTCTGACGACATGAAATGGACTCAGAAAGTCAAGTAACGCTGCAGGCTCACTGCACCCTACCTCAGAAGATGCTGGCTCCGTCCAGGCTTCTCATCCCCTCTTTTGCCTCACTTAAACTGTAATCCATAGGAAGGAAAACTAACAAACAGTTTCTGATGCCATAGCTTTAAGTCTTGCACATTTTGTCTGTTATTCAAGAGGAGGGCtttgttgatttgatttctaATTTACTTACTCATGGAGATCTTTGTTTAAAATTGCAATATATCTTTAACTTACTGTTTATTTGACATCACTCATCACTTTTTTTTCGGAGACATACACAGGTTTTGGTTAGACGTATAATTTGAAATCGCTGTCCAGGGAGATGGAAGCATTTTCCTAATGTCAGATCCTTCAAACGATCCCATGAAAGGATTACTTGAACGTTGAGCACTCGCCTTTTTCTCCTCCAGAGCcacaactgttcatttccagAGTTGATGAATCTTATATTTAGCacttctttatttcctctggATCAGTCGTTTCATCTCCACCTCATTAAGGGTCTATTTTGATTTGAAGTATTAAACGTGGATTTAGGCCATAGTAAGCCGTAGAGCGGGGGGGGAGACAGGATGCTTTACCAATGTTGAAAGCTAAAGAACAATCAGTTGATTACTGTTACATCTCTCGACTGTTTTAAAAGGTGAGGTGATGATAAGTTTAGGGTTTTTCTCCAGTATTAACAGATCCCTTTGTTGATTCTAGTGACTCGCTAAAAGTCACAATGCAGAGAGTTAAATAGTTAAGTAGACCTGAGGCAATGACAAGCTACAGTAGAAGAGTCAGTGACACTTAACAGCCAAACAAACTAGACACCAGCATGATAGACGACAGGTCTGACAGCGCAGAAAAACAcctttttacaaaataaacaatatagcTGTCAGATACTTAGcagagattttcttttattgtttatagATATCATTTGCTCAAAACACAGCAGATGAGACATTTTTAGGCTTCATGGGGACGTACAGTAGGAAACGCACGTGTCCTTAGTTAATGTGGCTGCTAGACAATTAGAAAACTTcgggaaatatatatatatatataacgcTATTGATGTGCTGAGTCATTCTGGACCTATAGTCTTTCCAGATGATGGCTGTGTCCAAGGAGAAAAGCATTTTGGGTAGAGAGACAGTTCTTTGGGAAAGAAGCATGTGCAGTTATGTCTAGTTGCCTTAACGCTCTGTAAATGCAGCTCTTgtgtcttttgttgttgttttatgtgcAGCACTTCTTCTGCGTCCGTCTGGAGTTTGTGTCTCAGTTAGTCAGACACGGATCCTGCAAAGTCATGTGCCAACTGTATGTAACGTTAACTCCATTTACACCTGGCATTAGAAGAACAGCCACACAGGATCCATTGAGGACGGATTGTGATCTGATTGGCTAAACCCTCTCTGGAGGTTGTCAGGGACGTATTGTGACCATATTGAACACAAGGCTTCATGCTATTATGTTGTTAGTCCACATTCAATGACTTCAGGGGTGGAATTAATAATCTCCCATGACTGTTCTGAACCAGCGAGgtagcagaggaggagactAATTGAAAAGCATCAGCCACAATAACACAGCATCAGTAACGGCTTCCCATCttcctttttatatatttttgtgctGTTTGTCATGCAAACAAGAGGAAGATGTGACCTGAGCTGGACAGATCTCAATTGAATCTCAATGTGGACACTGGGGACATTAACACCAGATGTAAATATGATCAGGTGAGATCACATCTAGACACAATCTGGATTTGAGACGTATTGTAATGCCGGGTGTAAACGGAGCAACTGTCTCTGTTCTtcacatctttcttttcttttgtaatgTTAGAAGAAACTGTCAGTGTCAGAGTGAAACATTCCCAGTGAGTGATTAACTATCGTTGCCGTCTCGGTGACTGTGACAAGTTGAGCTGGGGATGTAACAAGGGCTTCAGTGAAGGTTGACGAGGCAGGACTTTCTTCACTCCTATACATGGCATTATGTAAATagataaaacattatttaatgCTTTAGTTACTAATCTGTAAATGTATTGTACAGCCAATAACTATGCATTGTAATAAGAGGCCCTTAACTATACGTCTTAACTCATATGATTAGGTTCAAATGCCTTTCTATTTTTAATAGTTTACACATATTTACTTAGTTGGGGAACTGGAGTTCTGAAATGTACCTACTTAACAAACTGCATGACAAAATTACTTTAGCTAATGAAGACGTCACAGACGTAGGAGTGCATGTGTAGAGCATGTCTGCTTGTGGAAGCAATACACTGAGTCATCAGCTTTCCTTTTGGGTTTGTGTTAAACTAACACTGACCATGAGGATCATGCTCACTCCAAATGAAATTAATTCTTACCTCTTTTAAAACATGACCCCAAACTTTGACCGAATTGTCCCGGGTTTGAAAAACCAAAATGTTACCTTCATTCCAAGGAAAGCGTGATGAAGATGTTCAGGTTAAAATGGGAGAAGCTGACCTCGTTCAGTCGGTTGACCAGGTTCAAGGCTTAATTATCAAGCTTCTGGTGTTAAACTTTAATCATAGTTGTACTTAACTTTGAAACCAAAATTCTGTTGTGTATGTGATATTCCGGTTTTTGAATCCTTTATACTTGATTAGATACAATTGTTCAGCGCAGGTCAACAGCAGAAGTACATGACACATTGCATTGTACTCGTAGAGAAGTATTGTGAGAAGCAGTTCTGTGTGGACGAGTGTAATGTTTGCTGGTAAACGAATGGCATCATGTGACTCTGCATCAAAGTTGTAAGGCCTACGTACAGATAGCAGTCCTGCTAATTCTTTATTGATTAGACAACATTACGGGCAGAGGTTACTGCCGTCAGACACTCAACTTTACTAAGAGCAAGTTTTGCGTCGGCTCCGCTGAATGTTTCAGTGCTTCAGTTAATTGCCTTTTTGTGGTAAGATAAAAAAGTAATGATAaggtaattttgtgtttttgtgaaactAGGACagtctaagattttagacacgATTGACCATGATTAGTTTGGACATCGACACATTTGACATGAAAAAACATGCTGAACTCATACTAGAATAATCTTTGCTTGGATACAGACTTGCTTTCATTGCTATTTAAGGCTGTAACATGTATCGACTTATTCTTAATTCTGATTCTCCAGATGATCTCAGGATTGTGGTTAAGCTGAGTAAAGTAGATTAATATGAattggaaacaaaacaagacaaaacaccCCAACGAGTTGAAGTTACAGACGTTATTTATTGGATAAAAGATTCAATGACTTATTTGTGTCAGATTCTTTTGACAATATAGTTGAACGATCTTAAATACAGAAGAGGTTCTGTTGTAGCCATATATCAGTGCAGTTAA encodes:
- the peds1 gene encoding transmembrane protein 189; this translates as MARTENQSECGGEPRSPEPQGPGRGPARAGPQHAGARELATLYSPGKRCQEWISVVLCFSLMAFSFIHLLANFHLGHLWYIVLAIVAGILTADFASGLVHWGADTWGSVDLPIFGKAFIRPFREHHIDPTAITRHDFIETNGDNCMLTIVPLANMAFNFLTLSPADVYRNYPWYCYLFALAIFVTLTNQIHKWSHTYFGLPGWVVLLQDLHIILPRKHHRIHHVSPHETYFCITTGWLNYPLEKLCFWKNLEDLIQGVTGEKPRSDDMKWTQKVK